In the Paenibacillus pabuli genome, one interval contains:
- a CDS encoding helix-turn-helix domain-containing protein, translated as MAEKHVDYAILGHRPFGILIAGHYKELKGYEIHRPTGSIDWLLMYTLSGEGEIQLGKNSITCTAGDVAILMPGLPHHYRTKREHWEFIWVHFIPDPNWSTYLKLPETSDRFVYQRIVSKETQQDMQNALRRLVRHGFSEGSSEQHRRLSELALEETLIHIQQTYPPDVPAAMDPRIAEIMWYLQLHPAQKISIPELANRCCLSTSRLSHLFKEQVGDTILNTVYKFRLEKAAQLLAGTNRQIAEIATDVGFECGIHFTRKFREAFAETPSAFRKRKNNLHA; from the coding sequence ATGGCTGAAAAACATGTGGATTATGCTATACTTGGACACCGGCCCTTTGGAATATTGATCGCAGGACATTATAAGGAGTTGAAGGGATATGAGATTCACCGGCCAACGGGGAGCATCGATTGGTTATTAATGTATACGCTTTCTGGAGAAGGAGAAATACAGCTTGGCAAGAATTCGATCACCTGCACAGCTGGGGATGTGGCGATCCTCATGCCAGGGCTGCCGCATCATTATCGAACGAAGCGGGAACATTGGGAATTTATATGGGTCCATTTCATTCCCGATCCCAACTGGAGTACATACTTGAAGCTTCCTGAAACCTCCGATCGTTTCGTATACCAGCGAATTGTTTCGAAGGAGACACAGCAGGATATGCAGAATGCTCTTCGAAGATTGGTGCGTCATGGGTTTTCGGAAGGGAGCTCCGAACAGCATCGCCGATTATCTGAGCTTGCCCTGGAGGAGACGTTGATTCACATTCAACAGACATATCCTCCGGATGTTCCAGCAGCAATGGATCCCCGAATAGCGGAGATCATGTGGTATTTGCAGTTGCATCCTGCGCAGAAGATAAGCATACCTGAACTCGCTAATCGCTGCTGTTTATCCACCTCACGCCTCTCTCATTTATTTAAGGAGCAGGTAGGCGATACGATTCTGAACACCGTTTACAAGTTCAGGTTGGAGAAGGCAGCACAGCTTCTGGCTGGCACGAACCGGCAAATCGCGGAGATTGCCACGGATGTCGGATTTGAGTGCGGCATTCATTTTACAAGAAAGTTCCGCGAAGCGTTTGCCGAGACACCGTCAGCATTTCGGAAACGAAAAAATAACCTTCATGCGTGA
- a CDS encoding beta-galactosidase, whose protein sequence is MSQVSKLSLLDADNKEIHSGKLGMNGGANPKGDSFGFTSYYMTRNGEPFIPVVGEFHFSRFSYLHWEEELLKMKAGGIHIAATYVFWNFHEEEEGVFEWSGNRNLRHFIDLCAKLDLPLILRIGPFCHGEVRNGGIPDWVVSKPIEIRSNDPEYLKLTRRMYREIASQMKGSLYQDGGPVIAVQLENEFMHAGAPNDAWGYKTGKFLSSGTGGTTHLAELRRIAEDVGIRPLFFTATAWGGAAVPEEGFLPMLAGYAYTSWLPDQPPSKEFIYRDLHVTPAEPVQYDTREYPVAYCEMAGGMQVSYNVRPYVPENSIEAMTLVKLASGSNLLGYYMYHGGSNPVGKKSYLNEQFLPKITYDYQSPLGEFGRVGASYDRIRAISLFLESFGSVLAPMKTVLPEGQSTIDPTDTETLRWCVRHEDGSGFVFLNNFQDQVDMPRRSIRIELETSKGHVAFPAEGELELPEGIGLMLPFHLDLHGVSLLSATSPLLTVVETSAEKTVFFYAHEGMKPEFVVSKTNLKDVQCNESVLMDQGSYYVIQPNVDQHHSVNFLTTDGSSVRFVVLSREEAQKAYTFELWGQQTLVISDCPVTVSNHQLICTSTGASRFAVSLYPKPEHHLQTHRATVHSQKDGAALFTTYTIDLPEYTPDVLIKKPTEKSALLQFAGEWPSHVHDVWLEVDYEGDVAEAFLNGRLITDHISYGKTWSIGLKEFYTQLESSELHLSITPQRRGTVHTFVNQAQIERFEGIELAEFRRIEPIPEYRVALYPVKAAAAVGQLSVSSSI, encoded by the coding sequence ATGAGCCAGGTTTCGAAATTATCATTATTGGATGCAGATAATAAGGAAATCCATTCAGGAAAATTGGGAATGAATGGTGGAGCAAACCCCAAAGGAGATAGCTTTGGATTTACCAGTTATTATATGACTCGTAATGGCGAGCCCTTCATTCCTGTCGTGGGAGAATTTCACTTCTCCAGGTTTTCATACTTGCACTGGGAAGAAGAACTGCTGAAAATGAAAGCCGGCGGCATTCACATCGCTGCAACATATGTATTTTGGAATTTTCATGAGGAAGAAGAAGGAGTTTTTGAATGGAGTGGTAATCGGAACCTGCGCCATTTCATCGATCTTTGCGCCAAACTGGATCTGCCCCTCATTCTTCGCATCGGTCCGTTCTGCCACGGCGAAGTTCGTAATGGAGGAATTCCGGATTGGGTAGTATCCAAGCCTATTGAGATCCGTTCCAATGATCCCGAATATCTGAAGCTTACACGCAGGATGTATCGGGAAATCGCCAGTCAGATGAAAGGCAGCCTGTATCAGGACGGAGGACCTGTTATAGCTGTGCAATTGGAAAATGAATTCATGCACGCCGGGGCGCCGAATGATGCATGGGGTTACAAAACAGGGAAATTTCTGTCCTCTGGAACCGGAGGTACAACTCACCTTGCCGAGCTGCGCCGTATTGCGGAGGATGTAGGGATTCGTCCTCTGTTCTTCACGGCTACCGCTTGGGGCGGCGCTGCCGTTCCCGAGGAAGGCTTTTTGCCCATGCTTGCAGGTTATGCCTATACTTCCTGGTTGCCTGACCAGCCTCCAAGCAAGGAATTTATATATCGCGATCTTCATGTTACTCCTGCGGAACCCGTTCAGTATGACACGCGCGAATATCCCGTTGCCTATTGCGAAATGGCCGGTGGCATGCAGGTCAGTTATAACGTGAGGCCGTACGTTCCCGAGAACAGCATCGAGGCCATGACCCTTGTCAAGCTAGCCAGCGGCAGCAATCTGCTCGGTTATTATATGTATCATGGCGGCTCCAATCCCGTTGGCAAGAAGAGTTATCTGAATGAGCAATTCCTGCCGAAGATTACGTATGACTACCAGTCTCCCTTGGGTGAATTCGGCAGAGTCGGTGCATCCTATGACCGCATCCGCGCCATCTCTCTGTTTCTCGAGTCTTTCGGATCTGTCCTTGCTCCGATGAAAACGGTCCTGCCTGAGGGACAATCTACCATAGATCCGACAGATACAGAGACATTACGCTGGTGTGTCAGACATGAGGACGGCTCTGGTTTTGTTTTCTTGAATAATTTTCAGGACCAGGTGGACATGCCCCGCCGCAGTATACGAATCGAATTGGAAACATCCAAGGGTCACGTTGCCTTCCCTGCCGAAGGTGAACTTGAGCTGCCTGAAGGAATCGGGTTGATGCTGCCGTTCCATCTGGATCTTCATGGCGTGTCACTACTTAGTGCAACGTCTCCGCTGCTCACAGTGGTCGAGACTTCTGCAGAAAAAACGGTTTTCTTCTATGCGCATGAAGGGATGAAACCGGAATTCGTCGTTTCCAAAACAAATCTAAAGGATGTGCAGTGTAACGAAAGTGTATTAATGGATCAAGGATCTTACTATGTGATTCAACCGAACGTGGACCAACACCATTCAGTCAACTTCCTAACCACTGACGGGAGCAGCGTACGCTTTGTGGTGCTTTCCAGAGAAGAAGCGCAGAAAGCATATACCTTTGAACTGTGGGGACAACAAACGCTGGTCATTAGCGATTGTCCCGTTACGGTCAGCAATCACCAGCTTATCTGCACATCAACAGGAGCTTCCCGGTTTGCTGTTTCGCTGTATCCCAAGCCCGAGCACCATTTACAAACCCATCGTGCCACGGTTCACTCTCAAAAAGATGGAGCAGCTCTCTTCACTACCTATACCATAGATCTGCCTGAATATACGCCAGACGTGTTGATTAAGAAACCCACAGAGAAATCGGCTCTGCTGCAATTTGCCGGAGAGTGGCCCTCTCATGTTCACGATGTATGGCTTGAGGTGGATTATGAAGGTGATGTGGCTGAAGCGTTCCTGAATGGACGGCTCATAACGGATCACATTTCTTACGGAAAGACCTGGTCCATTGGCCTCAAGGAATTCTACACTCAGCTTGAATCCTCTGAATTGCACTTGTCCATAACCCCGCAGCGCAGAGGAACGGTTCATACCTTTGTCAATCAGGCACAAATCGAGCGCTTCGAGGGAATAGAGCTCGCCGAGTTTCGTCGCATTGAACCCATTCCGGAATATCGGGTCGCGCTGTATCCAGTGAAAGCGGCCGCAGCGGTTGGACAATTATCCGTTTCATCTTCCATTTAA
- a CDS encoding Gfo/Idh/MocA family protein yields the protein MSQPICFGIIGFGWRAEAYLRIAKQLPHVFKISGIVVRNPAKYQEAAERWGLTLYETPHEMARHCDFLLVAVSKASVPAVLEELVSLQVPLLVETPPAFDEESLGIMSTFAEKNGQIQVAEQYPLQPHHIARTSLIQSGNLGQVHHVQASIAHGYHGISLIRNWLSLTEISCEIVARRFELPILEVPYRGRQVQDRIENEVQDIAMLSFRNGKSAVLDFTRSQYFSPLRQNRVLIRGSHGEIRDNEVTISLGTDVYDTYAIQRIQSGMEGSLGPLSLRELRAGQECMYRNPFPSAPFSDEELAMVEILTRMSTFVRENSPFYPLTEALKDVRLSLAIEKSITTQASVRI from the coding sequence TTGAGTCAACCGATTTGTTTTGGAATTATAGGATTCGGCTGGAGAGCAGAAGCTTATCTTCGGATCGCGAAGCAGCTCCCCCATGTGTTCAAAATCAGCGGCATAGTCGTTCGCAATCCGGCCAAATATCAGGAAGCTGCCGAACGTTGGGGCTTGACCCTTTACGAGACTCCTCATGAAATGGCCCGCCACTGTGATTTTCTGTTGGTTGCTGTTTCCAAAGCATCCGTCCCTGCCGTCCTTGAAGAACTTGTTTCACTACAAGTGCCTCTCTTGGTTGAAACACCACCGGCATTCGATGAAGAAAGCCTTGGAATCATGTCCACTTTTGCCGAGAAAAACGGCCAGATTCAGGTTGCAGAACAGTATCCGCTGCAGCCGCATCATATCGCTCGAACGTCCCTCATACAGTCAGGGAATTTGGGTCAGGTTCATCATGTGCAAGCATCAATAGCACACGGTTATCACGGGATCAGTCTGATTCGTAACTGGCTGTCGCTCACGGAAATCAGCTGTGAAATCGTTGCCCGTCGCTTCGAACTTCCGATTCTGGAAGTACCTTACCGTGGTCGACAAGTCCAGGATCGAATCGAAAATGAAGTGCAAGATATCGCCATGCTGTCGTTCCGTAACGGAAAGAGCGCTGTGCTCGATTTCACCCGCTCTCAATACTTTTCGCCGCTCCGTCAAAACCGGGTTCTGATTCGCGGTTCCCATGGGGAGATCCGGGATAACGAGGTCACCATCAGCTTGGGTACCGATGTGTACGATACATACGCCATCCAACGAATTCAAAGCGGCATGGAAGGAAGTCTGGGACCGCTGTCCCTCCGTGAGCTTCGCGCAGGCCAAGAGTGCATGTACCGTAACCCCTTCCCTTCTGCCCCGTTTTCTGATGAAGAGCTGGCCATGGTTGAAATATTGACGCGAATGTCTACCTTTGTGAGAGAGAATAGTCCTTTTTATCCCCTGACTGAAGCTCTTAAGGATGTGCGTTTGTCTCTGGCCATAGAGAAATCTATCACAACTCAAGCATCGGTAAGGATCTAA